In Synechocystis sp. PCC 6714, the following are encoded in one genomic region:
- the dusA gene encoding tRNA dihydrouridine(20/20a) synthase DusA has protein sequence MTKVFPDFAVNPLSVAPMMDHTDRHFRYFLRQLTRYILLYTEMITAQAILHGDRHRLLDFSPEEKPVALQLGGDDPRLLAECARIGQDWGYDEINLNVGCPSDRVQSGNFGACLMAQPGLVAQCVQVMQRAVEIPVTVKHRIGIDNQDSYEDLVHFVEIVANAGCQRFTVHARKAWLQGLSPKENRTIPPLRYEDIYQLKKDFPQLFIEINGGITQIEQIRRHLSRVDAVMVGRAAYENPYLFATVDRDIYQKTNLVPSRAEIIELMLPYVEERLQHGDRLNQITRHLLSLFNGQPGAKFWRRTLSDSHLLSCSGPELLAKALQAQQNLTPSLDLSVIAVTH, from the coding sequence ATGACAAAAGTTTTCCCTGATTTTGCCGTTAATCCCCTCAGTGTGGCCCCGATGATGGATCACACCGATCGCCATTTTCGTTATTTTCTACGGCAGTTAACCCGCTACATTCTGCTGTACACCGAAATGATTACTGCCCAGGCCATCCTCCACGGCGATCGCCATAGGTTATTGGATTTTAGCCCAGAGGAAAAACCCGTAGCGTTGCAATTGGGAGGCGATGATCCCCGACTACTAGCGGAATGTGCCCGCATTGGCCAGGATTGGGGCTATGACGAAATCAATTTAAACGTGGGTTGTCCCAGCGATCGGGTGCAAAGCGGCAATTTTGGAGCCTGTTTAATGGCTCAACCGGGTTTGGTGGCCCAATGTGTGCAAGTGATGCAAAGGGCGGTGGAAATTCCCGTCACCGTTAAACATCGCATTGGCATTGATAACCAGGACAGTTATGAAGATTTAGTGCATTTTGTCGAAATTGTGGCCAACGCCGGTTGTCAAAGATTCACCGTCCACGCCCGTAAAGCTTGGCTCCAGGGTCTTAGTCCCAAGGAAAATCGCACCATTCCCCCCCTACGTTACGAAGATATTTATCAATTAAAAAAGGACTTTCCCCAATTATTTATCGAAATCAATGGCGGCATTACCCAAATTGAGCAAATTCGCCGACATCTCAGCCGTGTGGATGCAGTGATGGTGGGCCGGGCCGCCTACGAAAATCCTTACCTTTTCGCCACGGTGGACCGGGATATCTACCAAAAAACAAATTTGGTGCCCAGCCGAGCAGAAATTATTGAACTTATGTTGCCTTATGTGGAAGAGCGTTTACAACACGGCGATCGCCTTAACCAAATTACCCGTCATTTACTGAGCTTATTCAACGGTCAGCCGGGGGCTAAATTCTGGCGACGCACCCTGAGTGATTCCCATTTACTCTCCTGTTCGGGGCCGGAATTATTAGCAAAAGCTCTCCAAGCTCAACAGAACCTAACCCCATCGCTAGATTTGTCAGTCATTGCAGTGACCCACTAA
- a CDS encoding Uma2 family endonuclease gives MIALSSNEYFSPEDYLELESRSDVRHEYIDGQIYAMAGSTKAHNIISLNLALALRSRLMGNNCQVFMADIRVMLLNQRRYYYPDVVVACEDNDDVNSSIAQYPRVIIEVLSESTEGFDRGQKFQDYRTLPSLQAYILVNAQKYLVECFQRTPQNFWLLKSYEGLEAIADIEALNLEIPLAEIYATLDLPALVDEVGIETDLT, from the coding sequence ATGATTGCTCTCTCCTCCAATGAATACTTTTCCCCTGAAGATTACCTAGAGCTGGAAAGCCGCAGTGATGTTAGGCATGAATACATAGATGGCCAGATTTACGCCATGGCCGGGTCAACCAAGGCCCACAACATAATTTCTCTTAATTTAGCTTTAGCTTTGCGCTCCCGATTGATGGGGAATAATTGTCAGGTATTTATGGCGGACATCAGGGTGATGCTTTTAAATCAGAGACGTTACTACTACCCAGATGTTGTTGTTGCTTGCGAAGACAATGATGATGTCAATTCCTCTATAGCTCAATATCCCAGGGTGATTATTGAGGTTTTGTCAGAATCCACGGAAGGCTTTGACCGGGGCCAAAAGTTTCAGGACTACCGCACTTTGCCTAGCTTACAGGCTTACATTTTGGTCAATGCCCAAAAATATTTGGTGGAGTGTTTCCAGCGTACTCCCCAGAATTTTTGGTTGCTGAAGTCCTATGAGGGCCTGGAGGCGATCGCCGACATTGAGGCCCTTAACCTAGAAATTCCCTTAGCAGAAATTTATGCCACTCTGGATCTGCCGGCATTGGTGGATGAAGTTGGAATAGAGACCGATTTAACGTAA